TAGCAGAAATGGTCGGGATCGCTCTGCCGCTGCACCTTGAACACCTGCTCCAAGCGGATCAGGGGCAGTACCATGTCGCGCAGCTTCAGGACCTCCTGACCGCCGATGACATGGAACTCCCGCTGGTCAACCCGCAGGGTCTCCAGAACAGAAGCAAGCGGAATCGAGTAGATCTCGCCCTCCACATCCACCAGCAGCGACTGGATGATGGCCAGGGTGAGCGGCAGCCGCAGAATGAACTCCGACCCCAGCCCCTTCTCGCTCTTGATCTCGATCAGGCCGTTCAGCTTCTTGATGTTGGTCTTCACCACGTCCATGCCGACACCGCGGCCGGAGAGGTCGGAGGCCTTGTCCTTGGTGGAGAAGCCGGGGAGGAAGATCAGGTCGAACATCTCCCGCTGGCTCAGCATGGACAACTGCTCCGGCGTGATCAGCCCTTTCTCGATGGCTTTCTGACCGACCCGCTCGGTGTCGATCCCCCGGCCGTCGTCCTTGATACTGATGATGATGGAGTTCCCCTCGTGAACAGCGGAAAGTACCAGGGTGCCGGTACCGGGTTTGCCGGCGGCAACCCGCTCCTCAGGAGTCTCAAGACCGTGATCCATGGCGTTGCGGATCAGGTGAATCAGCGGATCGCCGATCTCGTCCACCACGGAGCGGTCCAGCTCCGTCTCTTCGCCGAATATCTGCAGATCGACATCCTTGCCCAAGTCACGGGCCAGCGAGCGTACGATACGGGGAAATTTCTTGAACACCTTCTCCACCGGGATCATCCGCATCTTCAGAACCTGCATCTGCAGCTCCGAGGTCACGAAGTTCATCCGCTTGGTCAGCTTGCCGAACTCCTCGCCAAAGGCCACCTCATCCGAGGTGCCGCTCTGCAGATCCTGGTTGAGCTGGATCATCCGGTTCCGCTCCAACACCAGTTCGCCGACCTGGTTCATCAGGTCGTCGAGGCGTTTGACATCGACCCGCACCGTGGTGTTATCGGAAAGATCGTCCCCTCCCTTGTCGGCTGCCTTGGGCAGCGCCGCTTTCTTGGGGGGGTCGGGAGCCGGACGGCTGACGGCCGGCGGCGGGGAGGGCGGAGAGGGCTGCTGTCCCTGGGGAGCGGAAACAGGCTCGGCGGCAGCAACCGCTTCAACCGGGGCCGGCTGTTCCGACGACGTCTCCGGAACAGCTCCTTCTTCTGCGCCGACGGCAGAGGGCTCCTCAGCATGTGCGGCCGGCATCGACAACAGCGGGATCAGCTTGTTGACCGTCTCGTCGATTGGCCGATCGACGATATCCCCCCCCTTGATGTCCGCCACCAGGGTTTTTACCAGGTCCGTCGCCTCGAGAATCACGTCCATGATTTCCGGTGTGACGGTCAGCTCGCCCTTGCGCAGACGGTTCAGCACATCCTCGGTCTTGTGGGTAACCCGCACCAACAGGTCGAACCCGAGAAAGCTGGAAGCGCCCTTGACCGTGTGAATGGACCGGAAGATCCGGTTCATCAGATCGGTATCGTCAGTAGCTTTTTCCAGGGCAACCAGGTCGTCGTCCAGCTTTTCAAGGAGTTCCGCCGTCTCGGTGAGAAAGCCTTCAAGCAGTTCCTGATCTTCGCAATCAATGGGCATCGCACACCTCTAGTCGTGCTGTGATGAGTGGAATAGACGCACCGGAAGCCGGCTACATGTTGGTGAAAAACTGACGTTCCTCGGCAGAGAACATATTTTCGAGGTTCAGCAGGACCAACAGGCGGTCGGCCTGATTGATCACCCCTGAAATGCACTCCTGGTCGATGCCACTGGTCATGACTGCCGGCGACGGCTGTATCTCGCTGCTGGAGATGCGGATGACCTCTGAAACGGAGTCCACCACGAATCCCATCAGCTCGCCGCTGACATCCATGACCATGATGCGGGTCTGCTTGTCGTGGCCGGCGGAGGAAAGCCCAAAACGGGCTCGCATGGCGATGATCGGAATCACCTTGCCCCGCAGGTTGATGACCCCCTGCACATAGTGCGGCGTGTTGGGCACCCGGGTGATGATCGGCATCCGGATGATCTCCCGTACCTTCAGGACGTCAACGCCGTATTCCTCGTTATCAAGGCTGAAGCTGACCAATTGGATCAGCTCGCCGCGATCACCGGCATGGCCATCGACCGCCTTCATCGGCACCAAGGCATTTGACATAGTGAACGACCTCCTCCGGTTCTGTATATCGAATTCAATGAATGTGCGAGGTGCCGGAGCGACGCGGCAGGGGGCCGACGCGGGCAGCCCGTCAGGCGGCCGGCCGCAGTCAGGCGGTTACTTTTACCATGCTCCGCAGGTCTGTGCAAGGGCAGAGAAGGATATAGAACATCTTCTTTGTGCAGAGATATCCGGGGATGGAGCATGCCCCGACACTACCAGTCAGATTATTGACACACACACAAACACCCACTATACTGAACACCACTGAAGTGCTGCTCACACTGTCGCTGAAAAAAGAGGTGGTTATCAATGTCCAACAGCAAACTGTTCATCCTTGACGATGACCGGAAGACCCGCGACCTGCTGTTGGCTTTTCTGACATACCAAGGCTATGACACCACCATTGTGGACAATGATGTCGGTTTTTTTGACGCACCATCCCCTCCCCCCAGAACCCTGATCACCGATCTGCCCACCCTGCTGGCCCGGATGCCGAACATCCTGAAAACAGGCGCCGACAACGATCTGGTGGTTATTGCCTACGACAAGGCGGAAAGTGCCCGCATACTGCCCCAGGACGAGCGCTGGCTGTTCATGCCCAAACCGCTGAACCTGGACGAGCTGGAAAGCATGGTCATGCGGGCACAGGAGTACCACGCCCTCAGCTCACGGAACCCCGATCCGCCGGCCGATGAATACCCCCATTTTCTCTGTTCCACCATCATCGGCAAGAGTCGCCAGATGCTGCACCTGTTCGAAATGATTGAAAAGGTGGCCGAATCCAGCGCCACAGTTTTGATCCAGGGGGAGTCGGGAACCGGCAAGGAACTTGCAGCACGGGCCATACACCAGTTGTCGGGACGGAGCAATCGCAACTTTGTGCCGATCAACTGCGCGGCAATCCCGGAAGATTTGCTGGAAAGCGAACTGTTCGGTCATGTCAAGGGTTCCTTCACCGGTGCCTACGCCAACCGTGCCGGCCGGTTCGAGATTGCCGACAAGGGAACCCTGTTTCTGGACGAAATCGGCGATATGAAGGCAAACCTGCAGGTCAAGCTGCTGCGCGTGCTGCAGACCAAGGAGTTTGAACCGGTGGGCTCGACCCGCTCCCAGAAGGTTGACGTGCGGATCATCGCCGCCACCAACAAGAACCTTGAAGAACAGGTGGCCAACCGGGATTTCCGGGAGGATCTCTACTACCGCCTCTCGGTGATTCCGATCACCATGCCCCCGCTGCGGGAGCGGCGCGAAGATATTCCGCTGTTGAT
The window above is part of the Trichlorobacter ammonificans genome. Proteins encoded here:
- a CDS encoding chemotaxis protein CheA — encoded protein: MPIDCEDQELLEGFLTETAELLEKLDDDLVALEKATDDTDLMNRIFRSIHTVKGASSFLGFDLLVRVTHKTEDVLNRLRKGELTVTPEIMDVILEATDLVKTLVADIKGGDIVDRPIDETVNKLIPLLSMPAAHAEEPSAVGAEEGAVPETSSEQPAPVEAVAAAEPVSAPQGQQPSPPSPPPAVSRPAPDPPKKAALPKAADKGGDDLSDNTTVRVDVKRLDDLMNQVGELVLERNRMIQLNQDLQSGTSDEVAFGEEFGKLTKRMNFVTSELQMQVLKMRMIPVEKVFKKFPRIVRSLARDLGKDVDLQIFGEETELDRSVVDEIGDPLIHLIRNAMDHGLETPEERVAAGKPGTGTLVLSAVHEGNSIIISIKDDGRGIDTERVGQKAIEKGLITPEQLSMLSQREMFDLIFLPGFSTKDKASDLSGRGVGMDVVKTNIKKLNGLIEIKSEKGLGSEFILRLPLTLAIIQSLLVDVEGEIYSIPLASVLETLRVDQREFHVIGGQEVLKLRDMVLPLIRLEQVFKVQRQSDPDHFCYVVVIGAADKRVGLVVTRLVGQQEVAIKSLGNYLANVPGIAGSTILGDGRVTLIIDPVGMIDGGEGAAAGR
- a CDS encoding chemotaxis protein CheW, with amino-acid sequence MSNALVPMKAVDGHAGDRGELIQLVSFSLDNEEYGVDVLKVREIIRMPIITRVPNTPHYVQGVINLRGKVIPIIAMRARFGLSSAGHDKQTRIMVMDVSGELMGFVVDSVSEVIRISSSEIQPSPAVMTSGIDQECISGVINQADRLLVLLNLENMFSAEERQFFTNM
- a CDS encoding sigma-54 dependent transcriptional regulator, with product MSNSKLFILDDDRKTRDLLLAFLTYQGYDTTIVDNDVGFFDAPSPPPRTLITDLPTLLARMPNILKTGADNDLVVIAYDKAESARILPQDERWLFMPKPLNLDELESMVMRAQEYHALSSRNPDPPADEYPHFLCSTIIGKSRQMLHLFEMIEKVAESSATVLIQGESGTGKELAARAIHQLSGRSNRNFVPINCAAIPEDLLESELFGHVKGSFTGAYANRAGRFEIADKGTLFLDEIGDMKANLQVKLLRVLQTKEFEPVGSTRSQKVDVRIIAATNKNLEEQVANRDFREDLYYRLSVIPITMPPLRERREDIPLLISHFLGQFNRDKRRLVKGFSRESLEILCNYSWPGNVRELENLVERMVTIKESGFITPDDLPEKYLPTPSLAPSAPAGVSLPEPTGIEELPAAGICLNSAVDAFESRLIQLALARTGGNKKEAAALLNLKRTTLIEKLKKKNLQAS